A region from the Flavobacterium enshiense genome encodes:
- a CDS encoding aminotransferase class I/II-fold pyridoxal phosphate-dependent enzyme, translating to MAKIKHNNFIDTVNSVISGAKNEGVLHLYAEDSFFNGRTLQIQGKQMYHFGTTGYLGLEQDERIKQAAINAIRKFGTQFPLSKTYISNPLYAELEAKIEKMYGITPVITKNSTLGHLAVIPTVVRDEDAVILDHQVHWSVQNACQQLKLRGIPVEMVRHNNLNMLEDKIKELSNRNGKIWYMADGVYSMFGDFAPISELIKLTQKYPQLHLYFDDVHGMSWKGINGTGYVFDSFNQLPNNVLIVSTLSKTFGASGAMLICSDRKLREKIKNFGGPLTFSAQLEPASLAAASSSADIHLSPEITVLQDELTERITYFNSLLEESNVPLIVKNDSPVFFIGTGMPATAYNLTQKLFKEGFFVNPGLYPAVPVKNTGIRITISRHNQKVDIKALADALQFHFPKALEETDNSLEKIQRSFRLERIFNKVKKVSVDSGLLKFQFETSIHKIDKDFWNTSLGGQSVFDWEGMCYLEEVFKNNPNPQDNWDFYYWIIKDNDNIPIMITFFTCTLWKDDMLLPESVSKQLEEKRKSNPLYHTSKVLSMGSLFTEGKHYYFNSQHHLKSEAIKLLLTKVEELYHDVNADMLVFRDFETDNNWNDVLHNQGFVKVDMPEACTVTNNTWSTIEDFTKKLSPRSRKHFNKEILPFESCFNVEFKNSLSEIELEKAYELYTNVKDNNFAINTFSYPLSVFRKMSDYASWEFIVLYLKGKESTEPEMVGVVFGYKNFKRTYVPTLIGMNYSYVQELNLYRQLLFQIIKRANTLGCSKIDLGFSATFEKRKLGAEITPKIAYIQAKDNYAFEALNSLQNEIK from the coding sequence ATGGCTAAAATTAAACACAACAACTTTATCGACACCGTAAATAGTGTCATTTCGGGAGCAAAAAATGAAGGAGTACTTCATTTGTATGCCGAAGATTCCTTTTTTAACGGTAGAACATTGCAAATACAAGGAAAGCAAATGTATCATTTCGGAACTACCGGTTACCTCGGTTTAGAGCAGGATGAAAGAATTAAGCAGGCGGCAATAAACGCTATTCGAAAATTCGGTACCCAGTTCCCGCTTTCCAAAACATACATTTCAAATCCATTGTATGCCGAATTGGAAGCTAAAATTGAAAAGATGTATGGTATAACTCCAGTGATTACTAAAAACAGTACACTAGGGCATTTGGCAGTTATTCCAACAGTAGTTCGCGACGAAGATGCTGTTATCTTAGATCATCAGGTACATTGGAGTGTGCAAAACGCCTGTCAGCAGCTCAAACTAAGAGGAATTCCAGTAGAAATGGTTCGTCATAACAACCTCAATATGTTGGAAGACAAAATAAAAGAACTCAGTAACAGAAACGGAAAGATATGGTACATGGCCGATGGCGTATATTCAATGTTTGGCGATTTTGCACCAATCTCCGAATTGATAAAACTGACACAAAAGTATCCTCAACTTCATTTATATTTTGATGATGTCCATGGTATGAGCTGGAAAGGTATAAATGGGACAGGTTATGTTTTTGACTCATTTAATCAATTACCAAACAATGTTTTAATTGTCTCCACTTTAAGTAAAACGTTTGGAGCAAGCGGCGCAATGCTTATTTGTTCAGATAGGAAGCTAAGAGAGAAAATCAAAAACTTTGGAGGACCACTAACATTTTCTGCACAATTGGAACCGGCTTCACTAGCCGCAGCTTCTAGCTCTGCCGATATTCATTTATCACCCGAAATCACAGTATTGCAAGATGAATTAACAGAAAGAATAACATACTTCAATTCATTATTAGAAGAATCAAATGTGCCGCTAATCGTGAAGAATGATTCCCCTGTTTTCTTTATAGGAACGGGCATGCCGGCCACAGCTTATAATCTTACTCAAAAGCTTTTCAAAGAAGGCTTTTTTGTGAATCCGGGATTGTATCCTGCTGTTCCGGTTAAGAATACAGGTATTCGCATAACGATATCAAGGCACAATCAAAAGGTAGATATTAAAGCACTGGCAGATGCTTTGCAATTTCATTTTCCAAAAGCTTTAGAAGAAACCGATAATAGTCTGGAAAAAATTCAAAGAAGTTTTCGACTTGAAAGAATATTTAATAAAGTCAAAAAAGTGAGTGTCGATTCTGGGTTGTTGAAATTCCAGTTTGAAACATCAATTCACAAGATAGATAAAGATTTTTGGAATACTTCACTGGGTGGTCAAAGTGTTTTTGATTGGGAGGGAATGTGTTATTTAGAAGAAGTATTCAAGAATAATCCAAATCCACAGGATAATTGGGATTTCTACTATTGGATCATAAAAGACAATGACAATATTCCAATTATGATTACTTTTTTCACTTGTACATTATGGAAAGATGATATGCTGCTACCGGAATCCGTTTCAAAACAGTTGGAGGAAAAACGAAAATCAAATCCGTTGTACCATACTTCAAAAGTACTGAGCATGGGATCACTTTTTACGGAAGGAAAGCATTATTACTTTAATAGTCAGCATCATTTAAAAAGTGAAGCAATCAAATTATTGCTTACAAAAGTTGAGGAATTATACCATGATGTAAATGCGGATATGCTGGTATTTAGAGATTTTGAAACGGATAATAATTGGAATGATGTACTACACAATCAAGGTTTTGTAAAAGTAGATATGCCGGAAGCTTGCACAGTAACAAACAACACTTGGTCAACGATTGAAGATTTTACAAAGAAGTTGTCACCTCGTTCCAGAAAACATTTTAATAAAGAAATACTTCCTTTTGAATCTTGTTTTAATGTTGAGTTTAAAAATAGCTTGTCAGAGATAGAATTAGAAAAAGCATACGAGTTATATACGAATGTAAAAGACAATAATTTTGCAATTAACACCTTCAGTTATCCATTGAGTGTTTTCAGGAAAATGAGCGACTATGCTTCATGGGAATTTATAGTGCTGTACTTAAAAGGAAAGGAATCCACAGAACCTGAAATGGTTGGTGTGGTATTCGGGTATAAAAATTTTAAAAGGACTTATGTTCCAACCCTAATAGGTATGAATTACAGCTATGTACAGGAATTGAATTTGTACCGTCAGTTATTGTTCCAGATTATTAAGAGAGCCAATACTTTAGGGTGTTCAAAAATAGATTTAGGCTTTTCGGCCACATTCGAAAAACGAAAACTGGGAGCAGAAATAACACCTAAAATTGCCTACATACAAGCCAAAGATAATTATGCATTCGAGGCATTAAACAGTTTACAAAACGAAATAAAGTAA
- a CDS encoding helix-turn-helix domain-containing protein has protein sequence MAATIITTEDLREFKKELLEDIKKLLDVKSTSASKQWLKSSEVRKLLGISSGTLQNYRINGSLSYTKIGGTLFYSYDDIEKILSQNKTNSTN, from the coding sequence ATGGCAGCAACAATTATTACAACCGAAGATTTAAGAGAATTCAAGAAAGAACTATTGGAGGATATTAAAAAGTTATTGGATGTCAAGTCCACATCCGCTTCAAAACAATGGTTAAAATCAAGCGAGGTTAGAAAACTACTCGGTATTTCCTCGGGCACACTCCAAAATTATAGAATAAACGGAAGCCTCTCTTATACTAAAATCGGCGGTACTCTTTTCTATTCCTACGACGATATCGAAAAGATACTTTCACAGAACAAAACGAATTCAACTAACTAG
- a CDS encoding transcriptional regulator produces the protein MNYIKHLTAYFDRVVDDHSLNPTHISLYIALFQFWNLNRFQNPISITRDEVMRISKICSKATYHKCMRELHDKGYVIYEPSYNPFKGSMLQMVNLSHELKPLKRSDKTNSKNKQVIEQEVNKQQTSSEIATEQALVSSINNINSTNNTNILNFGKSKNDLKKDEFKNQSGDNNCHPEHACTEPSRSIEGPKKKLREKKGETTENAIPPQWQSVVQFFSECNVSEIEAQKYYNHFQSNGWLVSGKSKMKNWKAAARNWMLNSQKFNTKTNRHPELAEGPKPNHLHTVIQKNYAEPL, from the coding sequence ATGAATTACATAAAACACCTCACAGCCTATTTCGATAGGGTGGTAGACGACCATTCCCTAAACCCAACCCACATCAGCCTATACATTGCACTCTTTCAGTTCTGGAACCTTAACCGGTTTCAGAACCCTATAAGTATCACTCGCGATGAGGTCATGCGAATCAGCAAGATATGTTCAAAAGCTACGTATCATAAATGCATGCGGGAACTACATGATAAAGGCTATGTCATTTACGAACCTTCATACAATCCGTTTAAAGGAAGTATGCTTCAAATGGTCAATTTATCCCATGAGCTAAAACCATTAAAGCGAAGCGATAAAACCAATTCAAAAAATAAACAAGTTATTGAACAGGAAGTAAACAAGCAGCAAACAAGTAGTGAAATAGCTACTGAACAAGCGCTGGTATCTTCTATAAACAATATAAACAGTACAAACAATACAAACATTTTAAACTTTGGCAAAAGCAAAAATGACTTAAAAAAAGACGAGTTCAAAAATCAGTCAGGTGATAATAATTGTCATCCTGAGCATGCCTGTACTGAGCCAAGTCGAAGTATCGAAGGACCCAAAAAAAAGTTGCGCGAAAAAAAAGGTGAAACAACAGAAAACGCAATCCCACCACAATGGCAAAGTGTAGTGCAGTTTTTCAGCGAATGCAATGTTTCAGAAATCGAAGCGCAAAAATACTATAACCATTTTCAAAGCAATGGCTGGCTGGTAAGCGGTAAGTCCAAAATGAAAAACTGGAAAGCTGCTGCGAGAAATTGGATGCTGAACAGTCAAAAATTTAACACAAAAACCAATCGTCATCCTGAGCTTGCCGAAGGACCTAAACCAAATCATCTTCACACAGTAATTCAGAAAAATTATGCAGAACCACTATAG
- a CDS encoding RteC domain-containing protein: MKTITAQITDFNQKCNAILETNENHLKKANEGIQLCNRTLSVLKDKVEQHDFENVPDEIEFFKNHKPIPMSYLIYFTEVRSCELRMPKAGTSYKIEFLQKELKKVNKFFCKNADFVHYMEQGYSYLDHQFFTRNQRDNFPFTPMTDYYQFPEFSTAQDMLWSKVKAMYRFIHYIREALKNLKVNDSEIFEEKRHKVLVWTAPKTALIELIYALYSSGALNHGAADINTITSSFEDFFNVKLDNVYKTYNEIKERKSSKTKFLEELMLNLQHKISKEESV; this comes from the coding sequence ATGAAAACTATTACAGCACAAATTACAGATTTCAACCAAAAGTGCAATGCCATTTTAGAAACAAACGAAAACCATTTAAAGAAAGCAAACGAAGGTATTCAGTTATGTAACAGAACACTTTCGGTTTTAAAAGATAAAGTAGAACAACATGATTTTGAAAACGTACCAGACGAAATCGAGTTCTTCAAAAATCATAAACCCATTCCAATGAGTTATCTCATTTATTTCACGGAAGTCAGGTCGTGTGAGCTGCGCATGCCGAAAGCCGGTACTTCTTATAAGATTGAGTTTCTTCAAAAGGAGTTAAAAAAAGTCAATAAGTTTTTCTGTAAAAATGCCGATTTTGTGCATTATATGGAGCAGGGGTACAGTTACCTGGATCATCAGTTTTTCACTAGGAATCAAAGAGATAATTTCCCTTTTACCCCAATGACCGATTACTACCAATTTCCTGAATTTTCTACCGCTCAGGATATGCTTTGGTCTAAGGTAAAAGCTATGTATCGGTTCATCCACTACATAAGGGAAGCACTAAAGAATTTAAAAGTTAATGACTCAGAAATTTTTGAAGAGAAAAGACATAAAGTCTTGGTTTGGACAGCACCGAAAACGGCTTTAATTGAGCTCATTTACGCACTCTATTCCAGTGGCGCATTAAATCATGGTGCTGCTGATATCAATACTATTACTTCGTCTTTCGAAGATTTCTTTAATGTAAAGCTGGACAATGTTTACAAAACCTATAATGAGATAAAAGAAAGAAAAAGTAGTAAAACCAAATTCCTTGAAGAATTAATGCTCAATTTGCAACATAAAATCAGCAAAGAAGAGAGCGTTTAA
- a CDS encoding ATPase produces MQNHYSFTSTFVVKDNFRTYNLEQCFRYLEQQGKEAYGKSFKIYEEDKPVICKLLIYAIQDTENALKLGLDLNKGIILSGPVGCGKTSIMHLIKPFVPSKYDYKIKSTREVSFEFAKRGYEALNLYTQKAANQTRLTGYCFDDLGAEQQIKHFGNDCNVMAEILINRYENFIENGSVTHITTNLSATEIENVYGNRLRSRLRSMVNLITFDRNSKDKR; encoded by the coding sequence ATGCAGAACCACTATAGTTTTACCAGCACGTTCGTTGTAAAAGATAATTTTAGAACGTACAATTTGGAACAATGTTTTAGATATCTTGAGCAACAAGGTAAAGAAGCATATGGGAAAAGCTTCAAAATATACGAAGAGGATAAACCGGTTATTTGTAAGTTACTTATATATGCAATCCAAGATACCGAAAATGCTTTGAAGTTAGGTTTAGATCTAAATAAAGGAATCATACTATCGGGTCCCGTTGGTTGTGGAAAAACATCAATCATGCACCTGATAAAACCGTTCGTACCATCCAAGTATGACTACAAAATAAAATCGACTAGGGAAGTTTCCTTTGAATTTGCAAAACGAGGTTATGAAGCTTTAAATTTATATACTCAAAAAGCGGCCAATCAAACCCGTTTGACAGGTTATTGTTTTGACGATTTGGGAGCTGAACAGCAAATCAAGCATTTTGGTAACGATTGCAATGTCATGGCTGAAATTCTGATTAATCGCTATGAAAATTTTATCGAAAATGGATCAGTTACACACATTACCACTAATTTATCGGCTACCGAAATTGAAAATGTCTATGGAAACCGGCTTAGAAGTCGTTTAAGAAGTATGGTAAATCTTATAACTTTTGACAGAAATTCAAAAGACAAACGTTGA